From the Streptomyces sp. KMM 9044 genome, one window contains:
- a CDS encoding Ms5788A family Cys-rich leader peptide yields MQCQTSVLRARGQADLTKRRAVDLCRVAAMLCRPF; encoded by the coding sequence ATGCAGTGTCAGACGAGCGTCCTCCGAGCGCGGGGACAAGCGGATCTCACGAAGCGGCGGGCAGTGGACCTCTGCCGCGTGGCCGCCATGCTCTGTCGGCCTTTCTGA
- a CDS encoding sulfurtransferase, which yields MSRNDVLVDADWVEEHLDDPKIALVEVDEDTTAYEKNHIRNAIRIDWTKDLQDPVRRDFVDRAGFEKLLSEKGVSNDHTVVLYGGNNNWFASYAYWYFKLYGHENVRLLDGGRKKWELDARELVPGDEVPERAKTDYKAKPQDQSIRAYRDDVVAAIGAQNIVDVRSPDEFSGKLLAPAHLPQEQSQRPGHVPSSRNIPWSKNANDDGTFKSDEELKALYEDEQVDLSKDTIALCRIGERSALTWFVLHELLGVENVKNYDGSWTEYGSLVGVPIELGSGK from the coding sequence ATGAGCCGTAACGACGTACTGGTCGACGCAGACTGGGTCGAGGAGCACCTGGACGACCCGAAGATCGCCCTCGTCGAGGTGGACGAGGACACCACCGCGTACGAGAAGAACCACATCAGGAACGCCATCCGGATCGACTGGACCAAGGACCTCCAGGACCCGGTCCGCCGTGACTTCGTCGACCGGGCGGGCTTCGAGAAGCTCCTGTCGGAGAAGGGCGTCTCCAACGACCACACGGTGGTCCTCTACGGCGGCAACAACAACTGGTTCGCCTCGTACGCGTACTGGTACTTCAAGCTGTACGGCCACGAGAACGTCAGGCTCCTCGACGGCGGCCGCAAGAAGTGGGAGCTGGACGCCCGCGAGCTGGTCCCCGGCGACGAGGTCCCCGAGCGCGCGAAGACGGACTACAAGGCCAAGCCGCAGGACCAGTCCATCCGCGCCTACCGTGACGACGTCGTCGCCGCCATCGGCGCGCAGAACATCGTCGACGTGCGCTCGCCCGACGAGTTCAGCGGCAAGCTGCTCGCGCCGGCCCATCTGCCGCAGGAGCAGTCGCAGCGCCCCGGCCACGTGCCGAGCTCCCGCAACATCCCGTGGTCGAAGAACGCCAACGACGACGGCACCTTCAAGTCCGACGAGGAGCTCAAGGCCCTCTATGAGGACGAGCAGGTCGACCTCTCCAAGGACACCATCGCCCTGTGCCGCATCGGTGAGCGCTCCGCGCTGACCTGGTTCGTGCTGCACGAGCTGCTGGGCGTGGAGAACGTCAAGAACTACGACGGCTCCTGGACCGAGTACGGCTCCCTCGTCGGCGTGCCGATCGAACTCGGCTCCGGCAAGTAG
- a CDS encoding DUF1416 domain-containing protein, translating to MCGAKAGGPDASTIKPGETTIQGHVTRDGEPVTGYVRLLDSTGEFTAEVPTSATGQFRFYAAEGTWTVRALVPGGTADRTVVARQGGLAEVAIAV from the coding sequence ATGTGCGGTGCGAAGGCCGGTGGCCCGGACGCCTCGACGATCAAGCCCGGCGAGACCACCATCCAGGGTCATGTGACCCGTGACGGCGAGCCGGTGACGGGCTACGTCCGTCTGCTGGACTCGACCGGAGAGTTCACCGCGGAGGTCCCGACCTCCGCCACCGGGCAGTTCCGCTTCTACGCGGCGGAGGGCACCTGGACCGTCCGCGCCCTGGTGCCAGGCGGTACCGCGGACCGCACGGTCGTCGCCCGGCAGGGCGGGCTGGCCGAGGTCGCCATCGCGGTGTGA
- a CDS encoding DUF3099 domain-containing protein, translating into MYARRRHVYFVMMGTCITLFLLACGVVRLWSVPVAVGMCVVAMVIPPFAAVVANRRGPDDRWWDDPSGDPESDAWWDELDGKKRPR; encoded by the coding sequence ATGTACGCGCGCAGGCGGCATGTCTACTTCGTCATGATGGGCACGTGCATCACGCTGTTCCTCCTGGCCTGCGGTGTCGTGCGGCTCTGGTCGGTGCCGGTGGCCGTGGGCATGTGCGTGGTGGCCATGGTCATCCCGCCGTTCGCCGCCGTGGTCGCCAACCGGCGCGGCCCCGATGACCGCTGGTGGGACGACCCCTCGGGCGACCCCGAGTCCGACGCGTGGTGGGACGAGCTGGACGGGAAGAAACGGCCGCGCTAG
- a CDS encoding VOC family protein, with translation MPPTKLSTVVLDAHDAHELAGFYLRLLGYEVRAEEPHWVLIGPPPGTEGTALAFETEPAYAPPVWPTRNPGDQQMMLHLDIEVDDLAAQAARAVAEGARLTEQQPQDDVRVLLDPSGHPFCLWTRSGQ, from the coding sequence ATGCCCCCGACGAAGCTGTCCACCGTCGTGCTCGACGCGCACGATGCCCACGAACTCGCCGGTTTCTACCTACGGCTGCTGGGTTACGAGGTGCGTGCCGAGGAACCGCACTGGGTCCTCATCGGCCCGCCCCCCGGCACGGAGGGGACGGCACTGGCCTTCGAGACGGAACCCGCGTACGCGCCGCCCGTGTGGCCGACCAGGAATCCGGGCGACCAGCAGATGATGCTGCACCTCGACATCGAGGTCGACGACCTGGCGGCACAGGCCGCGCGGGCCGTGGCCGAGGGCGCCCGGCTCACCGAGCAGCAGCCCCAGGACGACGTACGCGTCCTGCTCGACCCCTCGGGACACCCCTTCTGCCTGTGGACGCGGTCCGGTCAGTAG
- a CDS encoding DsrE family protein — protein sequence MAKKLVLKVTAGADAPERCSQAFTVAAVAVASGVEVSLWLTGESAWFALPGRAAEFELPHAAPLPDLLDSIVAGGRLTLCTQCAARRDITERDVIAGVRIAGAQVFVQEALADDTQALVY from the coding sequence ATGGCGAAGAAGCTCGTGCTCAAGGTGACCGCGGGGGCCGATGCTCCCGAGCGCTGCTCGCAGGCGTTCACGGTGGCGGCGGTGGCGGTGGCCAGCGGGGTGGAGGTCTCGCTGTGGCTCACCGGTGAGTCGGCGTGGTTCGCGCTGCCGGGCAGGGCCGCGGAGTTCGAGCTGCCGCACGCGGCGCCGCTGCCCGACCTGCTGGACTCGATCGTCGCGGGGGGCCGTCTCACCCTGTGCACCCAGTGCGCGGCGCGCCGGGACATCACGGAGAGGGACGTCATCGCGGGCGTGCGCATCGCGGGCGCGCAGGTGTTCGTCCAGGAGGCACTGGCGGACGACACGCAGGCCCTCGTCTACTGA
- a CDS encoding FABP family protein has product MIEIPSDLHKDLVPLAFLLGDWAGAGVHDFPGAEKCNVGQEVSFTHDGRDFLEYSSRTWVLDEDGGKARPLESEHGFWRIDAQRKVEVTMTRDDGVIEIWYGELAHQKPQIDLVTDAVARTAASRPYSGGKRLYGYVKSDLMWVGEKQTPEVELRPYMSAQLKKVVTPEDVERWAKALPDDMPDDGIAFFR; this is encoded by the coding sequence ATGATCGAGATCCCGTCCGACCTCCACAAGGACCTCGTACCGCTCGCCTTTCTGCTGGGCGACTGGGCGGGCGCAGGTGTGCACGACTTCCCCGGCGCCGAGAAGTGCAACGTCGGGCAGGAGGTCTCCTTCACCCACGACGGCCGGGACTTCCTGGAGTACTCCTCCCGTACCTGGGTGCTCGACGAGGACGGCGGCAAGGCCCGGCCGCTCGAGTCCGAGCACGGCTTCTGGCGGATCGATGCCCAGCGCAAGGTCGAGGTCACGATGACCCGCGACGACGGCGTCATCGAGATCTGGTACGGCGAGCTGGCCCACCAGAAGCCGCAGATCGACCTGGTGACGGACGCCGTGGCGCGCACCGCGGCCTCCCGGCCCTACAGCGGCGGCAAGCGGCTGTACGGCTACGTCAAGAGCGACCTGATGTGGGTCGGCGAGAAGCAGACCCCCGAGGTCGAGCTGCGCCCCTACATGTCGGCGCAGCTGAAGAAGGTCGTCACTCCCGAGGACGTCGAGCGCTGGGCCAAGGCCCTGCCCGACGACATGCCGGACGACGGGATCGCCTTCTTCAGGTGA
- a CDS encoding Fur family transcriptional regulator — protein sequence MVSTDWKSDLRQRGYRLTPQRQLVLEAVDTLEHATPDDILVEVRRTASGVNISTVYRTLELLEELGLVSHAHLGHGAPTYHLADRHHHLHLVCRDCTEVIEADVQVAAEFTAKLRDTFGFDTDMKHFAIFGRCKDCSLKGSTTES from the coding sequence GTGGTGAGCACCGACTGGAAGAGCGATCTCAGGCAGCGCGGCTACCGGCTGACGCCGCAGCGACAGCTCGTGCTCGAAGCCGTCGACACGCTTGAGCACGCGACCCCCGACGACATTCTCGTGGAAGTGCGGAGAACGGCGTCGGGGGTCAACATCTCGACCGTCTACCGCACCCTGGAGCTCCTGGAGGAGCTGGGTCTGGTCAGTCACGCCCACCTCGGGCACGGCGCTCCGACCTACCACCTCGCGGACCGGCACCACCACCTCCACCTCGTCTGCCGGGACTGCACCGAGGTCATCGAGGCGGACGTGCAGGTGGCCGCCGAGTTCACGGCGAAGCTGCGCGACACCTTCGGTTTCGACACCGACATGAAGCACTTCGCGATCTTCGGCCGTTGCAAGGACTGTTCCCTGAAGGGTTCAACGACCGAGTCGTAG
- the ygfZ gene encoding CAF17-like 4Fe-4S cluster assembly/insertion protein YgfZ: MKSPLLTLPGAVPAEGVDEGVAAHYGDLFREQRALAEGTGFVDLSHRGVVTVSGPQRLSWLHLLLTQHVSDLPPHRATEALVLSANGHIEHALYLVDDGETVWAHVEPGTQEALIAYLESMKFFYRVEVADRTADFAVVHLPAGSIAEVPEGVAVRETPYGRDLFLPGADLESYAQKAGPPAGLLAHEALRVEQHRPRLGFETDHRTIPHELGWIGGAVHLQKGCYRGQETVARVQNLGKPPRRMVFLHLDGSEVHLPPAGTDLRLADDGPDGRRIGFVTTSARHHELGPVALALVKRNVPVDARLMAGDTAAAQETVVES, translated from the coding sequence ATGAAAAGCCCCCTGCTGACCCTGCCCGGTGCCGTTCCCGCCGAGGGCGTGGATGAAGGCGTCGCCGCCCACTACGGCGACCTGTTCCGCGAGCAGCGTGCCCTCGCGGAAGGCACCGGCTTCGTCGACCTGTCCCATCGCGGGGTCGTCACCGTCTCCGGGCCGCAGCGGCTGAGCTGGCTGCATCTGCTGCTCACCCAGCACGTCAGCGACCTTCCGCCGCACCGGGCCACCGAGGCGCTGGTCCTCTCCGCGAACGGCCACATCGAGCACGCGCTCTACCTCGTCGACGACGGTGAGACGGTCTGGGCCCATGTCGAGCCCGGCACTCAGGAGGCGCTGATCGCCTATCTGGAGTCGATGAAGTTCTTCTACCGGGTCGAGGTCGCCGACCGCACCGCCGACTTCGCGGTGGTGCACCTGCCCGCCGGTTCCATCGCGGAGGTGCCCGAGGGCGTCGCCGTCCGCGAGACGCCGTACGGCCGTGACCTGTTCCTGCCCGGCGCCGACCTGGAGTCGTACGCCCAGAAGGCCGGGCCGCCCGCCGGTCTCCTCGCCCACGAGGCGCTGCGGGTCGAGCAGCACCGTCCCCGGCTCGGTTTCGAGACGGACCACCGCACCATCCCGCACGAGCTGGGCTGGATCGGTGGCGCGGTGCATCTGCAGAAGGGCTGCTACCGGGGCCAGGAGACGGTCGCCCGGGTCCAGAACCTGGGGAAGCCGCCGCGCCGGATGGTCTTCCTGCACCTGGACGGCAGCGAGGTCCACCTGCCGCCGGCCGGCACCGACCTCCGGCTCGCCGACGACGGCCCGGACGGCCGCCGGATCGGCTTCGTCACCACGTCCGCACGCCACCACGAACTGGGCCCGGTCGCCCTCGCGCTGGTCAAGCGGAACGTTCCGGTCGACGCCCGTCTGATGGCCGGGGACACGGCGGCGGCCCAGGAGACCGTGGTCGAGTCCTGA
- the dtd gene encoding D-aminoacyl-tRNA deacylase: MRAVVQRVDGASVVVDGETVGAIEGEGLCVLVGVTHEDTKEKAAQLARKLWSVRMLQDEKSCSDLDAPLLVISQFTLYGDARKGRRPTWNAAAPGDVAEPLVDEVVARLRSLGATVATGRFGARMRVSLTNDGPFTVLLEI, translated from the coding sequence ATGCGTGCAGTGGTGCAGAGGGTGGACGGCGCGAGCGTCGTCGTGGACGGCGAGACGGTGGGGGCGATCGAGGGCGAGGGACTGTGCGTCCTGGTCGGCGTCACCCATGAGGACACCAAGGAGAAGGCGGCACAGCTCGCCCGCAAGCTCTGGTCGGTGCGGATGCTCCAGGACGAGAAGTCGTGCAGCGACCTCGACGCCCCCCTCCTGGTGATCAGCCAGTTCACTCTCTACGGCGACGCACGCAAGGGCCGCCGCCCCACCTGGAACGCCGCCGCCCCCGGGGACGTGGCCGAACCGCTGGTGGACGAGGTGGTCGCCCGGCTGCGTTCGTTGGGCGCAACGGTGGCGACGGGCCGCTTCGGCGCGCGGATGCGGGTGTCGCTGACCAACGACGGCCCGTTCACCGTCCTCCTCGAGATCTGA
- a CDS encoding RsiG family protein, whose product MSTPGTGQQSGPVPSARAGVGEREFHRPPAQRTDSPALAEEHPGPEPALAVRSLPDLRTLRRDAQRDEADLSYVRRLLQGRIDILRAELARRVPADAASVAAPGEASVVERLAEILRDTPARQRSSARHVTLGTPQSERYRRLAAEMLAEVELSDLGARTDGELIAAMGRLVRCEQRVSRSRQGLQRTADDCSAEITRRYREGEAQVDDLLV is encoded by the coding sequence ATGAGCACACCAGGAACCGGGCAGCAGTCCGGACCCGTCCCGTCGGCCCGGGCGGGGGTGGGGGAACGCGAGTTCCACCGCCCGCCCGCACAGCGCACCGACAGCCCGGCGCTGGCCGAGGAACACCCGGGCCCCGAGCCCGCCCTGGCCGTCCGCAGCCTGCCCGACCTGCGTACCCTGCGCCGGGACGCCCAGCGCGACGAGGCCGACCTCAGCTATGTGCGGCGGCTGCTCCAGGGGCGGATCGACATCTTGCGGGCGGAACTGGCCCGTCGTGTACCGGCGGACGCGGCCTCGGTCGCCGCGCCGGGTGAGGCGTCCGTGGTGGAGCGGCTCGCGGAGATCCTGCGGGACACCCCGGCCCGCCAGCGTTCGTCCGCCCGTCATGTGACCCTGGGGACGCCGCAGAGCGAGCGGTACCGGCGGCTGGCGGCGGAGATGCTCGCCGAGGTCGAGCTCTCGGACCTGGGCGCGCGTACGGACGGGGAGCTGATCGCCGCGATGGGGCGGCTGGTGCGCTGCGAGCAGCGGGTGTCCCGGAGCCGGCAGGGCCTGCAGCGCACCGCCGACGACTGCAGCGCGGAGATCACGCGCCGGTACCGCGAGGGGGAGGCCCAGGTCGACGACCTGCTGGTGTGA
- a CDS encoding GNAT family N-acetyltransferase: protein MTPSAGTPRTDIEVRPITKTEFADWNRALNTGFLREPTSCEEDLDTRRRLYFTPGRLLGAFDGGRCVATFRSFAQEITAVGGATVPADAITNVSVTPTHRRRGLLTRMMAQDLAAAKERGDVVATLIAAEYPIYGRYGFGPATWSTEWTVDVPRTGLDPRRSHPEDGGRVDLVDAEDVRKLGPDLHERLRALQPGAVSRTDVWWKTATGAVRFPPTWNEPFFAVYRSAGGEVEGMVSYAADDTWGDSKQPLNTVRVNWLLAVSPAAERALWRYLCSIDWVVKVKSGWRAPDDLLPLLLPDPRAAAVTTQADWLWVRVLDVVRALEARTYEAAGSLVLEVVDGVGAAGGRYRLQASKDGTGTCAATTDDADLTLDVAELAPLWLGDESAVRLAALGRVREERAGAAREADALLYTSRRPWCPDIF from the coding sequence ATGACCCCCAGCGCCGGAACGCCTCGCACCGACATCGAGGTACGCCCGATCACAAAGACCGAGTTCGCCGACTGGAACCGGGCCCTGAACACCGGGTTCCTGCGGGAGCCCACTTCCTGCGAGGAGGACCTCGACACGCGGCGCCGCCTGTACTTCACGCCGGGCCGGTTGCTGGGGGCCTTCGACGGTGGCCGCTGTGTCGCGACGTTCCGTTCGTTCGCGCAGGAAATCACCGCGGTCGGCGGGGCCACCGTGCCCGCCGACGCGATCACGAACGTCAGTGTGACTCCCACGCACCGCAGGCGGGGGCTGCTCACCCGCATGATGGCGCAGGACCTCGCCGCCGCGAAGGAGCGCGGGGACGTCGTCGCGACCCTCATCGCCGCCGAGTACCCGATCTACGGCCGCTACGGCTTCGGCCCCGCCACCTGGTCCACCGAGTGGACCGTCGACGTCCCGCGCACCGGTCTCGACCCGCGCCGGTCCCACCCGGAGGACGGCGGACGTGTCGACCTCGTGGACGCGGAGGACGTGCGCAAGCTGGGCCCGGACCTGCACGAGCGGCTGCGCGCGCTGCAACCGGGTGCGGTCAGCCGGACCGATGTGTGGTGGAAGACCGCCACCGGCGCCGTGCGCTTCCCCCCGACGTGGAACGAGCCCTTCTTCGCCGTGTACCGCTCGGCGGGCGGCGAGGTCGAGGGCATGGTCTCCTACGCCGCGGACGACACGTGGGGCGACTCCAAGCAGCCGTTGAACACGGTGCGGGTGAACTGGCTGCTCGCGGTGAGCCCGGCCGCGGAGCGGGCGCTGTGGCGCTACCTGTGCTCGATCGACTGGGTCGTGAAGGTGAAAAGCGGCTGGCGGGCCCCGGACGACCTGCTCCCGCTCCTCCTGCCGGACCCGCGCGCCGCCGCCGTGACGACGCAGGCGGACTGGCTGTGGGTGCGGGTCCTGGACGTCGTACGGGCGCTGGAGGCCCGGACGTACGAGGCGGCCGGATCGCTGGTGCTGGAGGTGGTCGACGGTGTGGGGGCGGCCGGCGGGCGCTACCGGCTTCAGGCGTCGAAGGATGGCACCGGGACCTGCGCGGCGACCACCGATGACGCCGATCTGACCCTGGACGTGGCCGAGCTGGCGCCGCTGTGGCTGGGCGACGAGTCGGCGGTGCGGCTGGCGGCGCTGGGCCGCGTCCGTGAAGAACGAGCGGGCGCCGCCCGTGAGGCCGACGCCCTGCTGTATACGTCCAGGCGACCGTGGTGCCCGGACATCTTCTGA
- a CDS encoding winged helix-turn-helix domain-containing protein yields the protein MADELRARIRSGELRPGQRMPTQAKLADEFGVERGAVRQALRILQSEQLLTNVAKGAPATVADRPGDAPTGPEALPRPTTAALAPRIAAAFEAEHVEIDAVCLTAISLTLAIGEPLRRIHAGRMKPVKVDVRVLLPGRNIDLAFPVSVKDPDDNRSGNRGGGRRGGRGDDPVHERWLSMRNAQGQVLRHGLLALRATHGIDVRVSFRALPFTPPMKLYLLNGAEALFAYYTLARSEAQIGQENVQTYDTQGTRSALFAFERGAGMRDSAFVAQSRLWFDALWETISSELLLTG from the coding sequence GTGGCCGACGAGCTGCGCGCCCGGATCAGGTCCGGAGAGCTGCGACCTGGCCAGCGCATGCCCACTCAGGCGAAGCTCGCGGACGAGTTCGGCGTCGAGCGCGGTGCCGTACGCCAGGCGCTGCGCATCCTGCAGTCCGAGCAGTTGCTCACCAACGTCGCCAAGGGTGCCCCGGCGACCGTCGCCGACCGTCCCGGCGACGCGCCGACCGGCCCGGAAGCGCTGCCCCGGCCCACGACGGCGGCCCTCGCACCCCGTATCGCCGCCGCCTTCGAGGCCGAACACGTCGAGATCGACGCCGTCTGCCTGACCGCGATATCCCTCACCCTCGCCATCGGCGAACCGCTGCGCCGGATCCATGCCGGACGGATGAAACCGGTCAAGGTCGACGTCCGCGTCCTGCTGCCCGGCAGGAACATCGACCTCGCCTTCCCGGTGTCGGTGAAGGACCCGGACGACAACCGGAGCGGAAACCGGGGCGGCGGTCGCCGGGGAGGCCGTGGCGACGACCCCGTGCACGAGCGGTGGCTGTCGATGCGCAATGCCCAGGGGCAGGTGCTCCGGCACGGTCTGCTCGCCCTGCGCGCCACCCACGGCATCGACGTGCGGGTCTCCTTCCGGGCGCTGCCCTTCACCCCGCCGATGAAGCTGTACCTGCTGAACGGCGCGGAGGCACTGTTCGCCTACTACACGCTGGCCCGCAGCGAGGCACAGATCGGCCAGGAGAACGTCCAGACGTACGACACGCAGGGCACCCGCTCCGCGCTGTTCGCGTTCGAGCGGGGCGCCGGGATGCGGGACAGCGCCTTCGTGGCGCAGTCCCGGCTGTGGTTCGACGCGCTGTGGGAGACGATCAGTTCGGAGCTGCTGCTCACGGGCTGA
- a CDS encoding GntR family transcriptional regulator: MVVTQENVAVNGNGRNSPQQIADILRERIRAGELRAGERLPTQAELAEEFGVERGVVRQALRVLADDGLLSNVSKGSPPRIAEPAPASGEPQPTMVGLAPRLTDAFHAAHVRIDVVSHTSETLMVAVGEPVRLIHEGRLRPESIEFRVLLPSRTINLAFPVLVADVADVADGDPVHERWLQMRNAQARVLQHNLQSVRHTHGIDVHVRFRALPFTPPMKLYLLNGQEALLGYYLLARREEEWGTQTLDMYDALGSQSLLFSFTKQAGQRDQAFVEESQKWFDALWETITTDLALSW; this comes from the coding sequence TTGGTCGTGACCCAGGAGAACGTCGCAGTGAACGGCAACGGCAGGAACTCGCCCCAGCAGATCGCCGACATCCTGCGCGAACGTATCCGCGCCGGGGAGCTCAGGGCCGGTGAACGTCTGCCCACCCAGGCCGAACTCGCCGAGGAGTTCGGCGTGGAACGCGGCGTCGTCCGCCAGGCACTGCGCGTCCTCGCCGACGACGGCCTGCTGAGCAACGTCAGCAAGGGCAGCCCGCCCCGGATCGCCGAACCGGCCCCGGCGTCCGGCGAGCCCCAGCCGACCATGGTGGGCCTTGCCCCCCGCCTCACCGACGCCTTCCACGCGGCGCACGTCCGCATCGACGTGGTGTCCCACACGTCCGAGACGCTGATGGTCGCCGTCGGTGAACCCGTCCGGCTGATCCACGAGGGCAGACTCCGTCCCGAGTCGATCGAGTTCCGCGTCCTTTTGCCGTCCCGGACCATCAACCTGGCCTTCCCCGTCCTGGTCGCCGATGTCGCCGATGTCGCCGACGGCGACCCGGTGCACGAGCGGTGGCTGCAGATGCGCAACGCCCAGGCCCGGGTGCTCCAGCACAACCTGCAGTCCGTCCGTCACACCCACGGCATCGACGTCCACGTCAGGTTCCGCGCCCTGCCCTTCACCCCGCCGATGAAGCTCTACCTGCTCAACGGGCAGGAGGCGCTGCTCGGTTACTACCTGCTGGCCAGACGCGAGGAGGAGTGGGGCACCCAGACCCTGGACATGTACGACGCCCTCGGCTCCCAGTCCCTGCTCTTCTCGTTCACCAAGCAGGCCGGCCAGCGGGACCAGGCGTTCGTGGAGGAATCCCAGAAGTGGTTCGACGCCCTCTGGGAAACCATCACAACGGACCTGGCACTCTCCTGGTGA
- the ltrA gene encoding group II intron reverse transcriptase/maturase, with protein MSEDALVNTGAGMAAAWRPGVPVRKMQLKLHQWARADVSRRFDDLYNLVYDPGFLIDAWHRVAGNTGAKTAGIDGLTVAAIESGPGVQPFLMDIRDELKARTYRPAPVRRTQIPKSNGKMRDLGIPTVKDRVVQAAPKAVLEPIFEADFLPVSYGFRPGRRAHDAIAEIVYLARRGYSVVLEADIEACFDNIDHVALMDRLRARISDKRVLALVKAFLKAGVMHHGIAKDTPTGTPQGGILSPLPANIALTALDKHFHVQWHTRMGTSWQREKRRKTGTGNWRLVRYADDFVVLVSGPAHRAEALREQVAEVLAPIGLRLSPEKTRVVHIDDGFDFLGHHIRRQRKRGTNKLVVYTRPSKKAIKAVKDRVSERTYRHTQNQSLATLLEGLNRTMTGWATYFRHGTAKRTFNAVDHHAWHRVAIWLRRKHGIPSSQLKGFCDQGWRFADSGTVFLGASSVMIERYRYRGARIPTPWTIEPAANNG; from the coding sequence ATGTCCGAAGATGCCCTGGTGAACACCGGGGCCGGGATGGCCGCCGCTTGGCGGCCGGGTGTCCCGGTACGGAAGATGCAGCTCAAGTTGCACCAGTGGGCGCGGGCAGATGTCTCGCGCCGATTCGATGATCTGTACAACCTGGTCTACGATCCGGGGTTCCTGATCGATGCCTGGCACAGGGTCGCGGGCAACACCGGGGCGAAGACGGCTGGGATCGACGGGCTGACCGTGGCCGCGATCGAATCCGGGCCGGGAGTACAGCCGTTCCTGATGGACATCAGGGACGAGCTCAAGGCGCGGACCTACCGGCCCGCGCCGGTGCGGCGCACCCAGATCCCCAAGTCCAACGGGAAGATGCGTGATCTTGGCATTCCGACCGTGAAGGACCGGGTCGTGCAAGCCGCACCGAAGGCGGTCCTGGAGCCCATCTTCGAGGCCGACTTCCTGCCGGTCTCCTACGGGTTCCGGCCGGGCCGCCGAGCCCATGACGCCATCGCGGAGATTGTGTATCTGGCCCGCCGGGGCTACTCCGTAGTCCTGGAAGCCGACATCGAGGCGTGTTTCGACAACATCGATCACGTCGCCCTGATGGACCGGCTACGGGCCAGGATCTCTGACAAGCGCGTCCTGGCGCTGGTGAAGGCGTTCTTGAAGGCCGGGGTCATGCACCACGGCATCGCCAAGGACACCCCCACCGGCACTCCCCAGGGCGGGATCCTCTCCCCGCTGCCGGCCAACATCGCTCTGACGGCACTGGACAAGCACTTCCACGTCCAGTGGCACACCCGGATGGGCACCAGCTGGCAGCGCGAGAAGCGACGCAAGACTGGAACGGGAAACTGGAGATTGGTCCGCTACGCGGACGACTTCGTCGTCCTCGTTAGCGGCCCGGCCCACCGGGCCGAGGCCCTGCGCGAGCAGGTCGCCGAGGTCCTGGCCCCGATCGGACTGCGGCTTTCACCGGAGAAGACCCGTGTGGTCCACATCGATGACGGCTTCGACTTTCTCGGCCACCACATCCGCCGCCAGCGGAAACGCGGCACGAACAAGCTCGTCGTCTATACCCGGCCCTCGAAGAAGGCCATCAAGGCCGTCAAGGACCGAGTCTCGGAACGGACCTACAGACACACCCAGAATCAGAGTCTGGCCACCCTCCTGGAGGGCCTGAACCGGACGATGACCGGGTGGGCGACCTACTTCCGACACGGCACGGCGAAGCGGACATTCAACGCGGTCGACCACCACGCGTGGCACCGCGTCGCGATCTGGCTCCGCCGCAAACACGGCATCCCCAGCAGCCAGTTGAAGGGATTCTGTGACCAGGGATGGAGGTTCGCCGACAGCGGCACCGTGTTCCTCGGCGCATCCAGCGTCATGATCGAACGCTACCGCTACCGCGGAGCTCGGATCCCGACTCCGTGGACCATCGAACCGGCAGCCAACAACGGCTGA
- a CDS encoding transposase, translating into MRKFEVAPPSKYTPEFREEAVQMALRSSKTISETARELELNSETLRGWVKKHQKRNEPAAGAPLTLDERARLKEQDRRIRELEAEVSFLKKPQRTSRRIPGSEQVRVHRNDAARHSGVRVFRRVHV; encoded by the coding sequence ATGAGGAAGTTCGAAGTGGCGCCACCCAGCAAGTACACCCCGGAGTTTCGTGAGGAAGCCGTCCAGATGGCACTCCGGTCCAGCAAGACCATCTCGGAGACGGCCCGCGAGCTCGAATTGAACTCGGAGACACTCCGGGGCTGGGTGAAGAAACACCAGAAACGGAACGAGCCAGCTGCCGGTGCACCGTTGACGCTCGATGAGCGGGCGCGCTTGAAGGAACAGGACCGGCGCATCCGTGAACTGGAGGCGGAAGTCTCCTTCTTGAAAAAGCCGCAGCGTACTTCGCGAAGGATCCCCGGTAGCGAGCAAGTACGAGTTCATCGAAACGATGCGGCTCGGCACAGCGGAGTGCGCGTATTCCGTCGAGTTCATGTGTGA